TTAGTCGCGCCGAATCGCTCTGCTCATCCACCGATGCCACAACCGGCTTCGCTGAAAGCATGTAAGACGAAAGCTTGGACGGAATGGAACTAATGGCAGCCCCTCGACGGACCGGCAACAGGCACACGTCCGCCAATGCCTGGAGCAACGGAACGCGTTTCACATTCGGCTCGGAAAGGAATCGTATTTTGCCCGGGCAACGCTTTGCTAACTCCAGGCAGGCTGGCTTGCGAGTTCCTTCGCCCGCGATCACGAGCTGCCCTCCGCTCAAAGACGCTCTGGAGAAGCCTTCGATCAAATGCTCCACTCCGGCGACAGGGCCGATGTTCCCTAAAAACAGAAAGGTGAAACGATCTGTAGGCACACCGTACGCCTGGGCTGCCTCTTCCCGCTCCGGCAGCACCAGGAATGGTGTTTCATCTTGCCACGTCCCCACCACCGCCACGCGCTGGGCCGGCAACCCCCGCGACCTGATGTAAGTCTGGCGCATAGCCTCCGAAATCACCACCAGCGGATTGGACCTCCAGGCGTTCCACCGGTCCAATGTCACGAGGGCGCGTCCGGTCAGCCATTGAACCCACCCGGGCACCTTTAGCAAAGCCGATTCAGGGTAGAGGTCCATGATGTGTGCGATGTGCGCCACGCCGAGACGCGCAGCCCTCCGCGCTATCCAGGCCTGGGCTAGCATCGGCCAGGTCGCCGAATAGACTGCATCCGGCAACGGGCCGCCTTCCCAGACAAACCGGCTCGACCACCGCCCGAAACTCCAACTCTCCAGCATCCGGCCAGCAAACCGCGATTGGGGCGCAACCCTCGATGGAACCCGCACCACTGACACCCCTTCCCGCCTCTCCCGCTCCACCGCCCCGCGGAGGGGCTTGGGGTAATCAAGCGCGCCTGGGCGGCTCGGATAAGGACAAATCACTTTTGCGTCATGTCCTTTTGCCGCCAGGTACAATGCCAGATCACTGGCCATTCTGCCTGAAACCGTCGGCTCCGGCGGGAATTCCGACGTTACAATGACAAATCGGCGCATGACATCAAGACTTGCCCTGAGCTGGTCCTTGGTCTTGAAGCCTCACTCTTGAACGCAACTCCCGCTTTTTAAGAAATCGCGCTGGATTGCCCCCAACTACCTCCCAGGCCTCCACGGGCTTGACCACCACAGCCCCCGCTGCCACCACCGCCCCTTCTCCCAAACGCACGCCCATTCCTACAAAGCAACGTGCCGCAACCCAGGCGCGCGGGCCCAGGCAGATTGGCCTGCTCATCAAACGATTTGACGGGTCGGTGATATCATGACTGGCAGTGCAAAGGTAGGAATACTGGCTGACCACTGCGCCGGGTTCCAAAGTCACCTTGGCCACGTTATAGCAATCGACCTGCTCGGCCATGGCCGTCTGTTCACCCATCTCCAGGTTCCAGGGCGCCCAGATTCTTGTGCTGGGATAGACCAGCGCCGTTTGATGCACCTTCGCCCCAAAACACCTTAACAACCATCGTCGCCAACCAAAACACGGGCGCGGGCTCAGACGGAACAGAATTAGCCAAACCATCCCCCAAAGACCCCGCGCGCATCTGTTCGCAAAGGACCAACTGCTTGTCTGGCCCGGCAGAGCGGCTAACGCCCCCGCCGGTTGATCGATGGCCGGTTCAATGCGCATCTGTTTG
The Verrucomicrobiia bacterium genome window above contains:
- a CDS encoding glycosyltransferase family 4 protein; this translates as MRRFVIVTSEFPPEPTVSGRMASDLALYLAAKGHDAKVICPYPSRPGALDYPKPLRGAVERERREGVSVVRVPSRVAPQSRFAGRMLESWSFGRWSSRFVWEGGPLPDAVYSATWPMLAQAWIARRAARLGVAHIAHIMDLYPESALLKVPGWVQWLTGRALVTLDRWNAWRSNPLVVISEAMRQTYIRSRGLPAQRVAVVGTWQDETPFLVLPEREEAAQAYGVPTDRFTFLFLGNIGPVAGVEHLIEGFSRASLSGGQLVIAGEGTRKPACLELAKRCPGKIRFLSEPNVKRVPLLQALADVCLLPVRRGAAISSIPSKLSSYMLSAKPVVASVDEQSDSARLIRTARCGWVIPPEEADALAQKMKEMTFLEPEDLAERGLSGRSYALEHLSKTRGVQRLGDMLIGAAESGRYQDMLRTPQENVVSSGY
- a CDS encoding putative colanic acid biosynthesis acetyltransferase; translation: MHQTALVYPSTRIWAPWNLEMGEQTAMAEQVDCYNVAKVTLEPGAVVSQYSYLCTASHDITDPSNRLMSRPICLGPRAWVAARCFVGMGVRLGEGAVVAAGAVVVKPVEAWEVVGGNPARFLKKRELRSRVRLQDQGPAQGKS